In the Deinococcus betulae genome, CCATTGCACAGGGGCTGGGTGACCGCATCGGCGCCGGGGCTTTTTTTGTGCGGGCGGGGACGGCCCTGCTCTCCACGCTGTTTCTCTCGCCGGTCTTTGCCGGCATCTACAAGGTGCTGCCCGACGTGAAGCTGGAATGGCGCGAGGTCTGGGTGGGCGGCATCTTTACAGCGGCCCTCTTTACGCTGGGGCAATTGGGGATCGGGCTGTACCTGGGGCAGGCGGCGCCCAACAGCGTGTTTGCGGGGGCGGCGTCACTGGTGCTGCTGCTGCTGTGGATCTATTACTCGGCCATGATTTTCTTCTTTGGGGCCGAGGTGACCTGGGTGTATTCCCAGAAATTCGGCACCCGCGCGGGCGGCGCGGCGAACACCGCCAAAAAAGAAGCGCTGGTCGAGCAGGGCGTGGCTATCAGCGCCGCCGAAAGTCCCCAGGAGCGGGCGGCCAAGGACGCCACCGACCAGCCAGTCCGCGACGCGCGGGGCCGGGTGCTGGGGGTCAAAGTCCCCCGGTTGCCGCGTGTGCTGCCCCCGGTGCCCCGCCACGACGAGGGCCGGGTGCTGCCCACGGTGCGCGCCGCGCTGTGGAACGTCGTGCTGGCCCTGCTGGCCGTGCCGGCTGTGATTGTGCTGCGGCTCCTGGGTCTGACTGGAGGCAAACGGCGGTAAAGCCCAGAAGGGACCTGACCTCCAGCTCTGTCCGGTTTCATTGACGCAGTGTCCGGTTGACTTTACCCTGGGTCCATGAACCGGCGCCGCCTGCATAAGGGGTCACCCTGAGCGCCCCACCGACAACTCAGCCGCCCCAGGTGCGCGCGCGGCGAGAACAGCTGGGGCTGCGGGCGGGCGAGTGTGCCCGCCTGACCGGCATCACGCGGCAGGCACTGCACGCCATTGAGACTGGCGCCTACGTGCCCAACACCCTCACCGCCCTGCAACTGGCGCGGGTGCTGTCGTGCTGTGTAGAGGACCTGTTCGCCCTGGCGCCCGCTGGGGTGCAGGCCCGGCTGGTAGGCCAGGCCCCGCCGCCCGCCCGCGTCCGGCTGGCCCAGGTCGGCCCTGAGCTGCTGGCTTTTCCCCTGAGTGGTCAGGCGGGTTTAGGCGAAGCTGCCGATGGCCTGGCCCAGTCTGCGGCAGGTGGCCTGGCCCAGGTGGAACTGCTGGGCGACCCGCAGCGGGCGGCCCAGACGCTGGTGGTGGCTGGCTGTGACCCAGCCCTGTCCCTGCTGGGCACCCACGCCGCCCGCCAGGAGGGCCACTTGCTGCTACGTCCGCTGTCCAGCCTGGCGGCCCTGCGCGCCCTGGCTGCTGGCGAGGCCCACGCGGCGGGCATTCACCTGTATGACGCCCGCAGCGGCGTGTCCAACCTGCCCTTCGTGGAGCGGGCCCTGCCCGACCGCGCGGTCCACGTGCTGACCCTCTGGATGTGGGAGCAAGGCCTGATGGTGGCGCCGGGCAATCCCTGTGGCGTTACCGGGGTAGAGGACCTGCTGCGGCCTGGCCTGCGGCTGCAAAACCGGGAGCCGGACGCCGGCAGCCGCCTGCTGCTGGACAGCTGGCTGGACGCGGCCGGAATTGGCCCTGAGCGCCGCCTGGACCTGGCCGGCTACGGTCACGAGGTCGGCACGCCCCTGGCCGCCGCCGAACGGGTGGCGGCAGGCGCCGCCGACGTGGCGCCTGGTCCCCGCTCGGCGGCCCTGGCGCTGGGGCTGGACTTCGTGCCCCTGCAAACCGAGCGCTTTGACCTGGTGGTGCCGGATGAATTTCTGGCCCACCCAGGCCTGCACCGTCTGCTCGCGGCCGTGCGTCAGCCGGCCTTCCGCAGCGACCTGTGCGCGCTGGGTGGCTACGACCCGGCCCACGCCGGCGACCTCTGGCAGACCGTTGGTCCCGCCCCCCAACCCCCCAAGGAGATCCCATGACCCGCTCCACTGTTTTACTCGCCCTGCTGCTAGCCGGCTCGGCCCAGGCCGCCAGCCTCACTGTATTCGCCGCGTCTTCGCTGACCGACGCCTTCACCGAACTGGGCCGGGCCTTTGACGCCCGCACAGGCCACAAGACGACCTTTCAGTTCGCCGGGTCTCAGGCGCTGCGCACCCAGCTGGACCAGGGCGCACGGGCCGACGTGTACGCCAGCGCCAACACCGCGCAGTTTGACCCGCTGGTCAAGGCCGGGGTCGTGAACCCAGGCCAATTCTTTGTCAGCAACCGCCTGGCGATTATTGTGCCCAGGAGCAACACGGCCGTGACCACCATGCAGGACCTCGCCAGGCCCGGCGTGAAACTGGTGATTGCCGACAAGGCGGTGCCGGTGGGCGACTACACCCGCCGGATGCTGAGCGCCGTTGACGGGTCGCGCGCCTACGGAACCGACTTCTCGGCGCGCGCCCTGAGGAACGTGGTCAGCGAGGAACCCAACGTGCGCCAGGTGGCTCTCAAGGTGCAGCTGGGCGAGGCCGACGCCGCCGTGGTCTACCAGACCGACGTGACCCCAGCGCTGAAACCCAGCGTGCGCGTCATTCCGCTGCCCACCCGCTTTAACCAGAGTGCCAGTTACCCCATCGGCACGGTGAAAACGTCGGCTAATGCAGGTGCGGCGCAGGAGTTCGTGTCGTTTGTGCTCTCCAGCGATGGCCAGAAGATTCTGAAGAAGTGGGGCTTCCTGGCGCCCCCGGCGGCCAGACCCTGAGCCGAAAGCCCGCCCGTCTTCCTGTCCTGCCCGCCGTGCTGGGGGCGGTGCTGGTGGCTTTTCTGGTACTGCCAGTGCTGGCGCTGCTCATGCGGGGCGTGCGGCCCGATTTTCTGCCCACGGTGCAGAGCCCCGCTGTGCAGGACGCCCTGCGCGTCAGCCTATTGACCACGGGCTGCACATTGGCGCTGGTCGTGGGCCTGGTGACGCCTGTGGCGTGGGCGCTGGCCCGCTTCGAGTTTCCGGGCAAGGCGGCGCTGGAAACGCTGCTGGACCTGCCTATCGTCCTGCCGCCTGTGGTGGCCGGGGTGGGGCTGCTGCTCGTCTTCGGGCGCCAGGGCCTGCTGGGGCCGCCGCTGGAACTGGCGGGAATCCGTGTGGCGTTTTCGCCGGCTGCGGTGGTGCTGGCCCAGCTGTTTGTCTCGGCGCCGTTTTATCTGCGCACGGCCAAGGCGGGTTTTCTGGCCGTCGAGCCAGAGGTAGAAGACGCCGCCCGCACCGACGGCGCCGGGCGCTGGGCGGTGTTCCGCCTGATTACCTGGCCGCTGGCTTTTCCCTTTCTGTTCGAGGGGCTGGTGCTGGCCTGGGCGCGCGCCGTGGGCGAGTTTGGCGCGACCATCCTGTTTGCCGGGTCGCTTCAGGGGCAGACCCGCACGATCACCCTGGCGATTTACGGCGCCCTGGAATCGGACCTGGCCCCGGCTCTGGTGCTGTCGGCTGTGATGGTGGCCGTGGCCTTCGCGCTGCTGCTGCTGGTACGGCTGGGCCGGGGGTGGGCGCAAGGAAAGTAGGAAGTCGCTTATGGAACGTGAACAAGGAGTTCTGACAGACGGCGAGGGGAAGGAGGATTCCACTCCGCCTTGCTGGTGTCCGTCGCCCTCAGCTGGGGAACTGTCCCCGCCCCTCACCCCAGTTGTCCCAAATCCTCCTGCCTCGTGCCCACGCCCAGCCTCACCGGATAGGGCAGGGTCCCCTCATAGATAGCCCGGCCCACAATGGCGCCTTCGATGCGTTCCTCCTGCAGCAAGGCCACGTCGGCCACGTCCGCCACGCCGCCGCCCACAATCAGGGTGTTGGTCCAGAGCTGCCTCACCTGCCGCATCAGGTCGCGGTCCAGGCCTCTGAGGGTGCCGTCGCGGGTCACGTCGGTAAAAATCAGGGTTTCCAGGCCCGCTTCGGCGAGCACGGGGGTCAGCTCGGCGACCTCCAGGCCACTGCCCTGCGCCCAGCCGTGGGTGGCGACTTCCAGGCCGCGTGCGTCCAGGCTGACCACCACCCGCTCCGGGCCGTGGGCGGCAATCAGGTCGCGGACCAGCTCGGGATTCTTGACGGCGGCGGTGCCGATGACCACCCGCTCCACGCCCAGCGCCAGCAGCTCCTCGGCGGCGTCCCGGCTGCGAATGCCGCCGCCCACCTCCACCGGCACGCCCAGCTCGGCGGCCACCTGCCGGATGACGGCGCGGTTCTCACCGCGCCCGGTGGCGGCGTCCAGGTCCACCAGATGCACCAGCCCGGCCCCCAGGCCTGCCCAGTGGCGCGCGGCCTCCAGCGGCGACTCGAAATACACGGTTTCGCGCTCGGGGTCGCCCTCATACAGGCGCACGGCGCGGCCCGACTGAATGTCCACGCAGGGAATGATGAGGGGGGCAGGCGGCAGGCTCATGGGCCCCAGGATACGGGCGGCCAGCCACAGGTGCGGCGCGGGAAGGCTACACTGCCTCCGTGCGCGTTGGGATTGTCACGGCCACTTACCTGCCTTCCCGCAATGGGGTGGCGACCAGCACCGCCCTCTTTGCCCGGGGGCTGCGTGAACGTGGCCACGACGTGCGGATCTTTGCGCCGCGTCATCCCCAGATGCCCCCCCACGAGGACGGCGTTTACCGCCTGAATTCCTCGTTTGCCGGCGCGCGGGCGCTGGGCGCCCCGGCCGACTACCCGGTCATGCTGGCGCCGGGGCCGCTGCTCACGTCCCGGCTGCCGCTGCGCGATCTGGACGTGCTGCACACCATGCACCCCTTCCTGGCCGGGGGCCTGGCCCTCAAGTGGGGGCGCCTGGCGGGGGCGCCGGTGGTCTACACAGCGCACACCCAGTACGACCAGTACCTGCACTACGCGCCCATGCCCAAGCGGGTGGGCCGCGCGGTGCTGCGCCCGCATGTGGGCGCTTTTGCCCGCCGGGTCTCGGCGGTGCTGGCCCCCGGTCAGGCGATGGTGGACATGCTGCGCGAGTACGGTTACGCAGGCGAGGTCGAGCTGTTTCCGAATCCGGTGGACCTCGCCTCGTTTCAGGCTGCCGACGGCGCGGCGTTTCGCGCGCAGTTTCACATTGCCCCCGAGACCCCGCTGGTGGTGTCGCTGGGCCGCCTAGCCCCCGAGAAGAATCTGGACGTGATGCTGCGCGCCTTTGACCAGGCCCGCGCCAGTCGCCCGGAACTGCGTCTGCTGGTGGTGGGCGACGGCCCCAGCCGCGCCGCCCTGGAACGCGAGGCGCGCGAAGGCGTGACCTTTACCGGCCCCGTGCCCTACGCCCGCGTTCCCGAGGCCCTGGCCGCCGCCGACGCCTTCTTGACCGCCAGCACCAGCGAGGTCCTGCCCATGAGCATGATTGAAGCGCTGGCCGCCGGTGCGCCCCTGGTGGCTGCCCGCAGCCCGGCCGCCCTGGACCTGATCGAAGAAGGCGTGAACGGCACCGTTCGGGACGCCTCGCCCAGCGCGCTGGCGGGGGGCCTACTTGACACCCTGCACCCAGATCGCCTCCTGAATCTGCAGGCCGGTGCCCGGGCCAGCGCTGGCCGTTACGACCTGACCGGCCGCGCCAGGGCATTGGAACAGATTTACGAGCGGGTTACGGCCGGCCAGAGCAAGCGCCGATAAGCCGGGGAGGAAGGAGGGTGGGGTCCAGGCGTGGAGCCTCTACACCGGTCCTGGGGTGTGGGTGGAGCAGATGGACTCTGGACAAGGGCAGGCGGCCCGCCACCTCCGGCACCGCCTGCCCTTGGAAGGAAGAACTCCTACCGGCTCACAGCTTCAGGCCCCGCCGTAACTTTCTCCGGGGTCAGCCACTGCTCCAGCCAGGCCAGGTATTCGGTCAGGCGCGTCAGGCGGCGGTCGGGGCGGCCCGAGCGCGACAGCTCGTGGTCCTCGCCGGGAAAGCGCACAAAGCGGGCCGGCACGCCGTGCAGCGTCAGGGCGGCGTACCACTGTTCGGCCTGCTCGATGGGGCAGCGGTGGTCCAGCACCGAATGCACGATCAGGGTGGGCGTGCGCACGTCTTCGACCCACTGCAGCGGGCTCATGTCCCACAGCCGCAGGGCGTCGGCGCGGCGGTGAAAATTCAGGCCTAATTCATCGTCCCAGAAGCGCAGGCCGATGTCGCTGGTGCCGCCAAACGACAGCAGGTTGCAGATAGAGCGGTCGGTAATCGCCGCTTGAAAGCGGGTGGTGTGTCCGGTCAGCCAGTTGGTCATATAGCCGCCGTAGCTGCCGCCCACGACCGCCGTGCGCGTGTCGTCCAGCACTGGAAACGTCGCCAGGCAGCGGTCAAAGAAGCTCAGCAGGTCGTCGGCGTCCACGCTACCCCAGCGGCCATGAATGGCGTCTACCCAGGCCTGCCCGTAGCCCACGCTGCCGCGCGGGTTGCTGTAGCACACCCCGTAGCCACGCGCCGCCAGCAGCTGAAATTCGTGCGTAAAGGCGTGGCCGTAATCCGTGTGAGGGCCGCCGTGAATACTGAGCAGGGCCGGCACCTTTGCCGGGTCTTCGCCGCCGGGCAGCAGCACCCAGCCTTCGCCTTCCCCCAGCTCGGTGGCAAAGCCCACGTGCTGCGGGGTGCGGGCCGAGAAGGGGAGACGGGCGTGCAGGTCAGTGACCGTCACGCCGTTCAGCTCCACCTCGGGAAAGCGGTCGGCCCGTTCCCGGATAAGAGCCACGCCGCCGCCCCGCGCCGTGAAGGCGGCAATCACCGCCTGCGGGTCATGGTCGTGGGCGGCCACCTGCCACTGCCCGGCGCTGTCCTGCGCCGCCGTGAACAGGCCGCAACTGCCGCGCACCGTCGAGGAAAACAGCAGCGTGCGCTCATCCAGCCACACCGGCCGCTCGGGCAGGGCGCCCACATGGCAGTCACCGCCGACCAGATTGCCCACCGGCGAGTCGTGCCCGGGGTCCAGGCGCTGCGGGTCTCCATTGCCGTCCAGAGGCAGCAGGTACAGGTGCGCGTGTTCGGTGTTGCCCTGGCCTTCGGAGCGGCCAACCACCACGAAGCGCGCGCCGTCCGGGTGCGGCACCACCGCCTGAATGGCCGAGTTCCAGCGCGTGACCTGCCGCGCCTCGCCGCCCAGCGGCAGGTGCCAGACCTCCTGCTGCCACTGCGCGGCATGCAGGTGACTGGCCGCGCCCACCAGCAGCACGCCGCTGCTGTCTGGCAGCCAGGCGCAGGTGCTGACCTCGACTTCAGGCGCGTACCACTCGTGCAGCTCGCCACTGGCCACGGTCAGCAGAAAGAGGCGCGCGGCGCGTTCAGGCAGCCAGTCGCGGCCGTTAAAGCGGTAGCGCGGCCGGGTAATGACCCGCGCTTCGCCGCGCTCATCTCGCTTGTCCTCGTCGTCAGCGGTACTCAGGAAGGCGATGTGCGTGCCGTCAGGACTCCAGGCCACGTCCTGCACCCCGCCCCGCAGGTGAGTGACCTGGCGGGCCTCGCCGCCCGAAAGGGGCAGCAGGTACAGCTGCGCGCCCCCCTCGCCGGCCTTGCGGGTCAAGGCCAGGGTCTGCCCGTCCGGCGACCAGCGCGGCGACCCATCGCGGCCGGGACCGTGCGTCAGGGCGCGGGTTCCGTTCTCGTCTGCCAGCCACACTTGGCCCTTGTAGCGCGGCCGGGCAAAGGCGGGGTCGGCCTTGTGGGGATCTTCTTCCTCGGTGCGGGTCAGGACGAAGGCCACCCGCTGACCGTCGGGGCTAACCTGCGGGTCCGACGGAAACTGAAGGTGCAGCAAACTGTCTGGGCCAGGCCGGGCCGAGCTGAGCTGAATCATGGGCATCAGTCAAGCACAACCGTTGATCAAGCACGCCGCGCGGCCCACCACTCGATTTCGCTGGAAACGCTCCCAGTCGACGTTTGCCCAGAGATTGATGATGACTTTCCCAACGCAGAATGGAAGAAGTCTCCCCATTCCCAGACAGGCTTACCGTAACCTGACTGTACCGGCCCAATCCGGTCTGTTCCCACCTTTCTGTCTGCTTCCTCACGGCAGATTGTCCGCCGCCGTCCCCAGTCTCTTTCCTGCTTTTGGAGGTTCACCATGCAAGAGCTGTCCTGCACCTGGGTTCCCGGCACATTTGACGTCGTTCGTCTGAAATTTGCTGGCCGGACCGTTGAAATGACCAGCACCCGCCTGGCCCGCCTGTTTGGCAAGCAGGCCATCCATGACCTGTACCTTAAGGGCAGCGCCAAGCTGCGTGTTGATGCCCAGCAAGTCGCCCTGCTGACCTGAGCCGGCAAAGACAGGTCCGCGCGCCCCGCCCCTTTGCCGGCGGGGCGTCCGCATTTGCCGCTAGCATGACGGGCATGACCCCTGACTTGGGCGCCCTTCAGGCTGACCTGCGCCGCCTGGCCGAGATTGAATCGCCCTCTGGAGACGTTGAGGGTATTGAACGTGTGATGGACGTGGTCGAGGGGTGGGCCCGCGACCTGGGCGCTCAGGTGACGCACCTGAGCGGCGGCACCCGCACCTTCGAGCTGGGGGTGGACGGCGCCGCCCCGCCGCTGCTGGTGCTCACGCACGCCGATACCGTGTGGCCGCGCGGCACCCTGGAGCAGATGCCGCTGCGTGTGGACGGCGAGCGGCTTTACGGCCCCGGCACCTACGACATGAAGGCCGGCATCGTGGGCCTCATTCATGCCCTGAGGGCGCTGGAGCTTCAGTGGCCACGCGGCGGCGTACGGGTACTCCTCTCGCCCGACGAGGAAACTGGCAGTGAGAGCAGCCGCGCCTACATTGAGGCGGCGGCCCGGACCAGCCGCGCGGCGCTGATCGTGGAGCCGCCGGTGGCCGACACCCACGCCCTCAAGACTGGGCGCAAGGGTACTGGCACTTTCACCCTGACCCTGACCGGCATTGCCAGCCACGCAGGCAACAAGCCCGACGAAGGGGCTAGCGCCATCGCCGCCGGGGCAGAAGCCGTGCTGGCGCTGCACGCCCTGGCTCGCCCGGAGGCCGGCACGACGGTCAGTGTGGGCCTCATCGGTGGGGGCAGCGCCGTGAATGTCATTCCTGCTCACTGCACCCTGCACGCCGATTTGCGTGTGTCCACCCTGGCCGAGGCCGAGCGGGTGGAAGCCGCCGTCCTGGCCTGGCGCCCCAAGGACCCGCGCGTGACGGTTGAGGTGTCCGGTGGCCTGAACCGCCCGCCCTTTGAAGAAGGCCCGGCCACCCTGGCCCTGTACGAACAGGCGCGCGGCGTGGCCCAGACGCTGGGCTTCGAGTTGGGCCGGGCCGTGGTAGGAGGCGGGAGCGACGGCAATTTCACGGCGCCCCTGACTCCCACCCTGGACGGCCTGGGGGCACCTGGCGACGGTGCCCACGCTGCCCACGAGCATGTGCGCCTGGACCGCTGGCCCAGCCACGTTCAGCTGCTGACCGAGTTGCTCAGGACGTTTTAGAAGCCAGAAGAGGGTGTAGGTGTCCAAGGTGAACTAGCAGGGGCTTGACGGGTTCTCTTTCGCCGCTGATGGACTTGTGGGTGGCTGCTTCTTTGAATATGAATTGGGGAAGCCCAGAAAACAGCTTGGTAGATGAATGGCCGACGCCTCTAGTGGATGACCAAAGGCATGACTGGGTCTATTGTTCCGCGATGATGAGAGTGTTTTAGGCCGTCGTAGACCGAGAATTACCATTCCCAGTCGGCCGCACTTTTGCCCTGCTCAATCCTGTGGTCGTGCACTAGCTGGCCGGCCGTCTCACAGCTGTAGGAAAGAGACCTACTAATACGGACTCCCATTGAATCGTCTGCATCAAAGATGAACTCTGAGAGGAGCGAGATAGAGAGGGTTCCGGGCGTGGAATTTACACAACAGTTCTTTCCTGATTTGTAAACGGAACAGACGGACTCCGTATAGAGCCGCCTCTCCTTTTCTCCGGTCAGGCGCCTTCTGGTTGAGCGGTGCGGGGGGCGGCCAGCAGCGCTGACAGTTCCGGCGCGGTGATGGGGCGGCACAGCCCGTGTCCCTGGCCCAGGGGGCACCCCAATTCACGCAGGGCGCTGAGGTGGGCGGGGGTCTCGATGCCCTCGGCC is a window encoding:
- a CDS encoding YihY/virulence factor BrkB family protein produces the protein MRLKPADLFTLLREAFLAFGQDKAPRLAAAIAYYAMFSLAPLLLLAVTVASRFLTNEAFLEQLFGPVGLITQNLGEEAAAFLRDLIKPESLQKSSAVASVVAFVTLFMGATGLFVQLQDALNTMWGADPPPPQGFVHVLWTRVKSFLMILGIGLILIAFLALNTYLSAIAQGLGDRIGAGAFFVRAGTALLSTLFLSPVFAGIYKVLPDVKLEWREVWVGGIFTAALFTLGQLGIGLYLGQAAPNSVFAGAASLVLLLLWIYYSAMIFFFGAEVTWVYSQKFGTRAGGAANTAKKEALVEQGVAISAAESPQERAAKDATDQPVRDARGRVLGVKVPRLPRVLPPVPRHDEGRVLPTVRAALWNVVLALLAVPAVIVLRLLGLTGGKRR
- a CDS encoding substrate-binding domain-containing protein; amino-acid sequence: MRARREQLGLRAGECARLTGITRQALHAIETGAYVPNTLTALQLARVLSCCVEDLFALAPAGVQARLVGQAPPPARVRLAQVGPELLAFPLSGQAGLGEAADGLAQSAAGGLAQVELLGDPQRAAQTLVVAGCDPALSLLGTHAARQEGHLLLRPLSSLAALRALAAGEAHAAGIHLYDARSGVSNLPFVERALPDRAVHVLTLWMWEQGLMVAPGNPCGVTGVEDLLRPGLRLQNREPDAGSRLLLDSWLDAAGIGPERRLDLAGYGHEVGTPLAAAERVAAGAADVAPGPRSAALALGLDFVPLQTERFDLVVPDEFLAHPGLHRLLAAVRQPAFRSDLCALGGYDPAHAGDLWQTVGPAPQPPKEIP
- the modA gene encoding molybdate ABC transporter substrate-binding protein — its product is MTRSTVLLALLLAGSAQAASLTVFAASSLTDAFTELGRAFDARTGHKTTFQFAGSQALRTQLDQGARADVYASANTAQFDPLVKAGVVNPGQFFVSNRLAIIVPRSNTAVTTMQDLARPGVKLVIADKAVPVGDYTRRMLSAVDGSRAYGTDFSARALRNVVSEEPNVRQVALKVQLGEADAAVVYQTDVTPALKPSVRVIPLPTRFNQSASYPIGTVKTSANAGAAQEFVSFVLSSDGQKILKKWGFLAPPAARP
- a CDS encoding ABC transporter permease, which encodes MGLPGAPGGQTLSRKPARLPVLPAVLGAVLVAFLVLPVLALLMRGVRPDFLPTVQSPAVQDALRVSLLTTGCTLALVVGLVTPVAWALARFEFPGKAALETLLDLPIVLPPVVAGVGLLLVFGRQGLLGPPLELAGIRVAFSPAAVVLAQLFVSAPFYLRTAKAGFLAVEPEVEDAARTDGAGRWAVFRLITWPLAFPFLFEGLVLAWARAVGEFGATILFAGSLQGQTRTITLAIYGALESDLAPALVLSAVMVAVAFALLLLVRLGRGWAQGK
- the hisA gene encoding 1-(5-phosphoribosyl)-5-[(5-phosphoribosylamino)methylideneamino]imidazole-4-carboxamide isomerase, with translation MSLPPAPLIIPCVDIQSGRAVRLYEGDPERETVYFESPLEAARHWAGLGAGLVHLVDLDAATGRGENRAVIRQVAAELGVPVEVGGGIRSRDAAEELLALGVERVVIGTAAVKNPELVRDLIAAHGPERVVVSLDARGLEVATHGWAQGSGLEVAELTPVLAEAGLETLIFTDVTRDGTLRGLDRDLMRQVRQLWTNTLIVGGGVADVADVALLQEERIEGAIVGRAIYEGTLPYPVRLGVGTRQEDLGQLG
- a CDS encoding glycosyltransferase family 4 protein; the protein is MRVGIVTATYLPSRNGVATSTALFARGLRERGHDVRIFAPRHPQMPPHEDGVYRLNSSFAGARALGAPADYPVMLAPGPLLTSRLPLRDLDVLHTMHPFLAGGLALKWGRLAGAPVVYTAHTQYDQYLHYAPMPKRVGRAVLRPHVGAFARRVSAVLAPGQAMVDMLREYGYAGEVELFPNPVDLASFQAADGAAFRAQFHIAPETPLVVSLGRLAPEKNLDVMLRAFDQARASRPELRLLVVGDGPSRAALEREAREGVTFTGPVPYARVPEALAAADAFLTASTSEVLPMSMIEALAAGAPLVAARSPAALDLIEEGVNGTVRDASPSALAGGLLDTLHPDRLLNLQAGARASAGRYDLTGRARALEQIYERVTAGQSKRR
- a CDS encoding alpha/beta hydrolase family protein, producing the protein MIQLSSARPGPDSLLHLQFPSDPQVSPDGQRVAFVLTRTEEEDPHKADPAFARPRYKGQVWLADENGTRALTHGPGRDGSPRWSPDGQTLALTRKAGEGGAQLYLLPLSGGEARQVTHLRGGVQDVAWSPDGTHIAFLSTADDEDKRDERGEARVITRPRYRFNGRDWLPERAARLFLLTVASGELHEWYAPEVEVSTCAWLPDSSGVLLVGAASHLHAAQWQQEVWHLPLGGEARQVTRWNSAIQAVVPHPDGARFVVVGRSEGQGNTEHAHLYLLPLDGNGDPQRLDPGHDSPVGNLVGGDCHVGALPERPVWLDERTLLFSSTVRGSCGLFTAAQDSAGQWQVAAHDHDPQAVIAAFTARGGGVALIRERADRFPEVELNGVTVTDLHARLPFSARTPQHVGFATELGEGEGWVLLPGGEDPAKVPALLSIHGGPHTDYGHAFTHEFQLLAARGYGVCYSNPRGSVGYGQAWVDAIHGRWGSVDADDLLSFFDRCLATFPVLDDTRTAVVGGSYGGYMTNWLTGHTTRFQAAITDRSICNLLSFGGTSDIGLRFWDDELGLNFHRRADALRLWDMSPLQWVEDVRTPTLIVHSVLDHRCPIEQAEQWYAALTLHGVPARFVRFPGEDHELSRSGRPDRRLTRLTEYLAWLEQWLTPEKVTAGPEAVSR
- a CDS encoding M20 family metallopeptidase; amino-acid sequence: MTGMTPDLGALQADLRRLAEIESPSGDVEGIERVMDVVEGWARDLGAQVTHLSGGTRTFELGVDGAAPPLLVLTHADTVWPRGTLEQMPLRVDGERLYGPGTYDMKAGIVGLIHALRALELQWPRGGVRVLLSPDEETGSESSRAYIEAAARTSRAALIVEPPVADTHALKTGRKGTGTFTLTLTGIASHAGNKPDEGASAIAAGAEAVLALHALARPEAGTTVSVGLIGGGSAVNVIPAHCTLHADLRVSTLAEAERVEAAVLAWRPKDPRVTVEVSGGLNRPPFEEGPATLALYEQARGVAQTLGFELGRAVVGGGSDGNFTAPLTPTLDGLGAPGDGAHAAHEHVRLDRWPSHVQLLTELLRTF